The proteins below are encoded in one region of Candidatus Brocadiaceae bacterium:
- a CDS encoding peptidoglycan recognition protein — MKYLSDKNSFGRYSDSEDSFDVLDELVEEEIEKFFIENDKLKQYDVEIEREVDPFIGSIWDWVATQTSVEIIPRSEWGAKSSTCRTSLKLPVAYAFIHHTAGSAPTTQSAEEAKMRAIQRYHQNDRGFCDIGYNFVIMPSGRIYEGRGWDLVGAATKGYNSKSLSFCWAGNHETSRPTTASLDAGRALLNEAMNEGYLTLAFALRGHRDAASTACPGRYLYAGLTKLDPR, encoded by the coding sequence ATGAAATATCTATCAGATAAAAACTCTTTTGGGCGTTACTCAGATAGTGAAGATTCGTTTGATGTATTAGATGAGTTGGTAGAGGAAGAAATTGAAAAATTTTTTATAGAAAATGACAAACTGAAGCAATATGATGTAGAGATCGAGCGAGAGGTGGACCCATTTATCGGCTCAATCTGGGACTGGGTTGCCACACAGACCAGTGTTGAGATCATTCCACGCTCTGAGTGGGGAGCAAAATCATCAACGTGTAGAACCTCTTTGAAACTGCCGGTTGCCTATGCCTTTATTCACCATACTGCAGGCAGTGCACCCACAACGCAGAGCGCGGAAGAGGCCAAAATGCGCGCTATCCAGCGCTATCATCAGAATGATAGAGGTTTTTGTGACATTGGCTATAACTTTGTCATAATGCCCTCAGGTCGTATATATGAGGGGCGCGGCTGGGACCTGGTAGGCGCCGCCACGAAAGGATACAATAGCAAGAGCCTATCTTTCTGCTGGGCGGGCAACCATGAGACAAGCAGACCCACAACGGCATCGCTGGACGCGGGTCGTGCCCTGTTAAATGAGGCCATGAACGAGGGATATCTGACCTTGGCATTCGCGTTGCGCGGTCATCGCGATGCCGCCAGTACCGCGTGCCCTGGACGTTATTTATATGCGGGGTTGACGAAGCTTGACCCACGTTAA